GTGTGTCACTTACACAGGCACAAAACATTACCACGGCACAGTACATCAACACATATAGAAATGTAGCTATCGCCGAAATGCAACGTTCCGGCGTGCCTGCAGCCATCAAACTGGCGCAGGGGATTATAGAGACACAGTCGGGTAACAGCTGGCTGGTACAAAACTCCAACAACCACTTCGGTATCAAATGTAAAAACAACTGGACCGGCGCTTCCGTTAACTACGACGACGACGCCCGCCAGGAATGTTTCCGCAAATATGATAACGCCACCGCTTCCTGGAAGGACCATTCCGACTTCCTCCGCAGCAATCCCCGTTACGGTTTCCTCTTCGAATATGATCAAAAGGATTATAAATCCTGGGCTTACGGTCTTAAACAGGCCGGTTACGCCACCAGTCGCACTTATCCGCAGCAACTGATAGAAGTAATTGAACGCTACGACCTTAATCAATATACTTTACAGGGATTAGGTGAAGGTGGCGCACTCGTAAAAAATGATGGTCCGTTTATCGGCGATGACCAGCCTGTGTCGGGCAACATTGTCAATAAGGTAATTCCTAAAGCTGCGCCGGTTAATTATCCTTCGGGAGAATTTAAGATCAACGGCCGTAAAGTGATGTTCGCACCTGCAGGCACTTCGCTGGTGGTGTTAGCAAATGATAAAGACATCCGGGTGAGTAACCTGGTGCATTATAACGATTTGAAGGATGCAGTACTGCTGGAAGAAGATATGCTCATCTTCTTACAACGCAAGAATCGCACGGGTGCTAACGATTATCACATCGTAGCCGAAGGAGAAGACCTGCACAGCATTTCGCAGAAAGAAGGCATTATGCTTGAGTGGCTGCGCAAGCGTAATAAGCTGGACGAAGGGGAGGAGCCTGCTCCCGGTGAAAAATTGTTGCTCGACGGTTACGCTCCTGCTAAACCGAAACTCACGGCCAGCAGCGTAGCGATCATCAAAGAAGAAGACCAGCAGCCCAAAGACCTGAACCTAAAAAAGTTGGTAAGGGATGTGAAGGACGAGATATCCAAAGCGCGTGAAGGCAATGTGCAGGGGACGCCATCGGCCACTCCTGCTAAGTCGGGACCGGCGGCCCAGGAAACGAACAGCCTGCCACCGCAGATGGTAGAAGATCTGAAGAAGATCGATGGCGCCACCGTTAAGCGTGAAACCATGCCGGTTACGCGGCAGCCTTCGGCACCATCCAATACTAAATACCACACGGTACAGGAAAAGGAAACCATGTACGCGATCTCCAAAAAATACAATGTTACTGTAGCCCAGCTGCAACGCTGGAACAACCTGCCCGATAACAACATCAGGACCGGGCAGCAGTTGGTGGTAAGCCAGTAAATCAAACCGACAAAATCCGAATCGACATGTCTATCATTACCGTTCACGACAAACAGTTTCAGCCATATATTACAGCTGCGGACATCCAGCAGCGTATCGCCCAAATGGCGTCCGAGATCAACCGCGATCTGCAAGGCAAACGCCCGTTGTTCATCGCGATCTTGAATGGCAGTTTCATGTTTGCTGGCGATATGTTCAAACACATTACGATCGATGCGGAAATATCTTTTATCAAACTCGTTTCCTATAAAGGCACAAAGTCAACAGGCAATGTGATCACCTCCATTGGCCTGGACGAGGACCTGTACGGTCGCACGGTCGTGATCCTGGAGGACATTGTCGATACCGGCAAAACCCTCAGTATGTTCCTGCCTCAACTGGAACACCAGCAGCCAGAGCAGCTGCTCATCGCCTCCCTGCTGCACAAGCCCGACGCACAAACGCATCCCGTAAAAATCGATTACCTGGGCTTTTCGGTGCCTAACAAGTTTTTACTCGGGTACGGCCTGGATTATGATGGTTTGGGCAGGAACCTGCCGGAGATTTACCAGTTGGTGGATTAGCGGTGCGGTCTGACTAACAGCGTTGCGGTGCCCCGTTTGCGACCCGTATAAGGTGTACCGGCGAATCGCCAAAGAAGCCCTATTCCCGCCCGACGCAGTTTCGTCACGATACCGGCCTCGCGCCTGACGCAGTTTCGTCACGCTGCCCCCTCGCGCCCGACGCAGTTTCGTCACGCTACCGGCCTCGCGCCTGACACAGTTTCGTCACGCTACCCCCTCGCGCCTGACGCAGTTTCGTCACGCTGCCCCCCTCGCGCCCGACGCAGTTTCGTTACGCTGCCCCCTCGCGCCTGACGCAGTTTCGTCACGCTGCCCCCCTCGCGCCTGACGCAGTTTCGTCACGCTGCCCCCCTCGCGCCCGCCCGACAGGTTTTCGTCACGCTACCCGCCCCGCGCCCAACCAAAGGCGTTTCAACCGCGCTTAAGGCTACTCCGCTCGACCGCACTCAACCCACCGACACTAGTTACTGCATCTCGAAAGCAGTACGCCTCATAGTAATCACTTAAAAACAAGCTTTTAACAAGTTATTATTTTTTATTAACTTTATGATGGCTTCTGGCCGTCATATCGTTATTACTGATGCGAAAGCTCCTGTTCAGCCTATTTGTATTGCTGGGGAGCCTGCAGCTGGATGCGCAACAAATCAACTGGGTATCCGGCGCAGTGCAAGACAGCACTACACACAGTCCTATCGCTGATGTCGTTGTTTCCGTTATGAAAGACACCGGCAGCACAGTGAGCAACCGCTTTGGCCTTTTTCGTATAGCCGTCCGAAAAACCAACACCATCCTGCTTTTTCAGCATCCCAAGTATCTTCCTAAACAAATAAAAGTCGATCAACCGGCGCAACTGGTAATAGAACTCGCCCCTCGACCCAAGAGTGCCGATCCTATCGGGTTGGCGAAAGCGAAAGCACGTTTCGCCCGCAACTCCAATCCTAACTACGGTAATGTGGCCATGGGCGTTTCTTCCTTTTTTGATGAAACTTACGGACAGCTGTACGAGAATAAATTCATGGAGGTGAAGAAAGAGGCCAGTTCCACCTTCGCCATTGATGTGGACCGCGCGGCTTACAGCAACATGCGCCGTTTCATTCGCAACAAGGAGCGCATTCCGGCCGATGCCGTGCGGATAGAAGAACTGGTGAACTATTTCCCTTACAGCTATGCCTGCCCCGGTAACGACAGCATATTCGGCATTTACAGCAGTTATGCGGAATGCCCCTGGCAAAAGAAACACAACCTGCTGCAAATCGCCATCCGCGCGCAAAAGGGCGATATCGACAGTTTACCGCGCAGTAACCTGGTATTCCTGATCGATGTAAGCGGATCAATGGCGGATAAAAATAAGCTGCCGTTGTTACAGGCAGCCTTCCGCGTGCTCACCGCCAACCTGCGCGATAGCGATAAGGTGGCCATTGTAGCCTATGCCGGTACGCCTGGCGTTATCCTGGCCAGCACACCAGGCAGCGATAAAGGAAAAATCCTCGCCGCCATCGACAACCTGAGCGCAGGTGGTGCCACAGCAGGCGAGGCTGCTATCAAAATGGCCTATCAAATCGCGGAAGACAATTTCATCCGCGGTGGCAACAACCGTGTGATTTTGGCTACTGATGGGGACTTTAACGTGGGTCAGACGAGCGACCTGGATATGGAAGAACTGATCAGTAAGAAATCCGAAAGCGGCGTATTACTCACGTGTCTCGGCTTCGGGATGAAAAACTATAAAGACTCCAAGCTGGAAACGCTCGCAAGCAAAGGCAACGGCAACTTTGCCTATATCGACGATCTGGAGGAAGGCACTAAAGTATTTGCCCGCGAGTTCGGAGGAACACTGTTTACGGTAGCCCGCGACGTGCGTGCACAGGTATGCTTCAATCCCGCCAGGGTGAAGTCGTACCGCCTGTTAGGTTATGAAAACAAGTCCCTGAAAGATGGGGAGGAAGACACGATCAAAGTAGTGGGTGGCATCGTAGGCACGGGCCATTGTGTAGTCGCCATGTACGAAATAGAACCGATGACGCAGAATAATAATGCTGCGGACAGTTTGTTAGCACACGTGAAGTTATGTTATCGCACGCCGGAAGATACGACGGAACGCCACCTGCAACAGATCGTTTCCACGCCGCGCATGACGTTTGTAAATGCTTCGGAGGATTTTCGCTTTGCGTCATCGGTAGCGCTGTTCGGCATGCTGGTGCGTAAGTCGAAGTTTAAAGGCGATGGCGACGTGCAAATGGTACTGGATATCGGCAAAAAATCCCTCGGCAAGGACGAGGGCGAATACCGCTCGGAATTTTTAAAGCTCGTTAAAACAGTCTGGAAAAAAACGGATTGGCTTAAAGATCCGCCTGAACAATAGCCTTCGGAAAGAACCACCGCTCTATAAAACTCCCGCCGATCATCGCAATTGCGCTGGCCAACAGGCCAATCATCAGGGATGGAATACCACGCTCTACGCTTTCCGCAATAAAATAAGCCGCCGTACCTGCTATGATGGAACCGATCGCTCCCGCATTGGTGGCGCCTTTCCAGTAAAGTCCGGCAGTAAGCGGTACGAACAGCGACACTAAGCTCAATATGGAAGATGCGCCCACCAGTTCATAAATGTTACCGCTGCCGATGGCCATGATCAGTGAAAGAATAGATACCACTACTACGGACAAACGAATAATGAGCAGGAACTTTTTATCAGAGATATTTTTATAGAAAGGACGTATGATGTTTTCGCCTAACACCGTAGCCGGGGCGAGTATGGCGCCGCTGGTCGTGCTCATAATGGCCGACAGCAACGCACCAAAGAATAATATCTGTATAAATAGATTACCGTGTTGCAACACCATCGCCGGTAAGATTCCTTCCGGATCTTCGTTGAATAGTGCGGGATACAGCAAACGTGCGCACAAAATGATCAGCAACGGCAGCGACCCAATTGTAAAATACATAAGCGCACCGAGGTACGAGGAGCGTACCGCCACGCTTTCACTTTTCGCCGACATCAACCGCTGAAACACATCCTGCTGCGGAATAGAGCCTAAGCCAATAGTCATCCAGGCGGCCAGGTAATGCAGCCAGTCGTTCAGGTTACGATCTGGGAAGAAGCGAAAATAGGACGAAGGTGTTTGTGCAATAATGTTACTCATACCACCAGCCTGGTTCACCACGATAACGGTAATAATGATCAAACCGACAATGATCATGATCGTTTGAATAAAGTCAGTCACCGAAACAGACCACATGCCACCCATGTACGTGTAAGCCGTTACCAGTCCGCCGCTGGCAATCATAGCCACCGTTTCATCAATCCCC
This genomic interval from Chitinophaga horti contains the following:
- a CDS encoding glucosaminidase domain-containing protein, producing MQVRKYLLLLCFLIGSVSLTQAQNITTAQYINTYRNVAIAEMQRSGVPAAIKLAQGIIETQSGNSWLVQNSNNHFGIKCKNNWTGASVNYDDDARQECFRKYDNATASWKDHSDFLRSNPRYGFLFEYDQKDYKSWAYGLKQAGYATSRTYPQQLIEVIERYDLNQYTLQGLGEGGALVKNDGPFIGDDQPVSGNIVNKVIPKAAPVNYPSGEFKINGRKVMFAPAGTSLVVLANDKDIRVSNLVHYNDLKDAVLLEEDMLIFLQRKNRTGANDYHIVAEGEDLHSISQKEGIMLEWLRKRNKLDEGEEPAPGEKLLLDGYAPAKPKLTASSVAIIKEEDQQPKDLNLKKLVRDVKDEISKAREGNVQGTPSATPAKSGPAAQETNSLPPQMVEDLKKIDGATVKRETMPVTRQPSAPSNTKYHTVQEKETMYAISKKYNVTVAQLQRWNNLPDNNIRTGQQLVVSQ
- the hpt gene encoding hypoxanthine phosphoribosyltransferase, translating into MSIITVHDKQFQPYITAADIQQRIAQMASEINRDLQGKRPLFIAILNGSFMFAGDMFKHITIDAEISFIKLVSYKGTKSTGNVITSIGLDEDLYGRTVVILEDIVDTGKTLSMFLPQLEHQQPEQLLIASLLHKPDAQTHPVKIDYLGFSVPNKFLLGYGLDYDGLGRNLPEIYQLVD
- a CDS encoding vWA domain-containing protein, which translates into the protein MRKLLFSLFVLLGSLQLDAQQINWVSGAVQDSTTHSPIADVVVSVMKDTGSTVSNRFGLFRIAVRKTNTILLFQHPKYLPKQIKVDQPAQLVIELAPRPKSADPIGLAKAKARFARNSNPNYGNVAMGVSSFFDETYGQLYENKFMEVKKEASSTFAIDVDRAAYSNMRRFIRNKERIPADAVRIEELVNYFPYSYACPGNDSIFGIYSSYAECPWQKKHNLLQIAIRAQKGDIDSLPRSNLVFLIDVSGSMADKNKLPLLQAAFRVLTANLRDSDKVAIVAYAGTPGVILASTPGSDKGKILAAIDNLSAGGATAGEAAIKMAYQIAEDNFIRGGNNRVILATDGDFNVGQTSDLDMEELISKKSESGVLLTCLGFGMKNYKDSKLETLASKGNGNFAYIDDLEEGTKVFAREFGGTLFTVARDVRAQVCFNPARVKSYRLLGYENKSLKDGEEDTIKVVGGIVGTGHCVVAMYEIEPMTQNNNAADSLLAHVKLCYRTPEDTTERHLQQIVSTPRMTFVNASEDFRFASSVALFGMLVRKSKFKGDGDVQMVLDIGKKSLGKDEGEYRSEFLKLVKTVWKKTDWLKDPPEQ
- a CDS encoding sodium:solute symporter family protein gives rise to the protein MLTAFVLVYLLVTVLIGRWAAKRVHSASDFVVAGRNLPLGISACVIFATWFGSETMLGATAEYAQHGLLGVMEDPFGASLCLVLVGLFYARKLYRFNILTFCDFFRIRYGRKAELVSAFMMVPSYFGWIAAQIVAMGIVINKVMGIDETVAMIASGGLVTAYTYMGGMWSVSVTDFIQTIMIIVGLIIITVIVVNQAGGMSNIIAQTPSSYFRFFPDRNLNDWLHYLAAWMTIGLGSIPQQDVFQRLMSAKSESVAVRSSYLGALMYFTIGSLPLLIILCARLLYPALFNEDPEGILPAMVLQHGNLFIQILFFGALLSAIMSTTSGAILAPATVLGENIIRPFYKNISDKKFLLIIRLSVVVVSILSLIMAIGSGNIYELVGASSILSLVSLFVPLTAGLYWKGATNAGAIGSIIAGTAAYFIAESVERGIPSLMIGLLASAIAMIGGSFIERWFFPKAIVQADL